The following proteins are encoded in a genomic region of Nitratireductor sp. GISD-1A_MAKvit:
- a CDS encoding transcriptional regulator has translation MPRELNKPAEYNADQDKPLLSQYHAVGPAAINAALQCKTEKPAPAPRHTSYDTQTD, from the coding sequence ATGCCCCGCGAATTGAACAAGCCAGCAGAGTACAACGCCGATCAGGACAAGCCCCTGCTTAGCCAGTATCATGCGGTTGGACCGGCAGCCATCAACGCCGCTCTGCAGTGCAAGACCGAGAAGCCGGCACCGGCGCCACGGCACACGTCCTACGACACCCAGACCGACTGA